In Desulfuromonas acetoxidans DSM 684, a genomic segment contains:
- a CDS encoding OmpA family protein, giving the protein MKKWHLAALLFCLIPLNLFAAQSNQAAQTGRFFVNPMVGIIDMESSSYDPELNYSLGGGYNYNANLSSEILATYAEDKSGSDSDVYSISIGGIYHLIPEESLVPYLVAGLGLLTVDEDGEDNDHHGQLNYGAGLKYFLSDDFAVNTEVRHMLATSGESNNLLASAGLVYYFGGQKPAPAPLDSDGDGVIDADDQCPNTPAGVTVNSMGCPLDTDGDGVYDYLDKCPGTPAGVAVDGKGCPLDTDGDGVYDYLDKCPGTPKGVAVDAVGCPLPMDSDGDGVYDDVDRCPNSPAGAHVDEYGCQLVLTLLIEFDTNKADIRPQHIQDMTNAAAFINKYPGEKILISGHTDSDGSEAYNQQLSQRRADAVKAYLIQNYAIDGTNLTAKGFGESQPIADNTTAAGKQKNRRVELSLFNN; this is encoded by the coding sequence ATGAAAAAGTGGCACTTAGCAGCCCTGCTGTTCTGTCTCATTCCCCTCAATCTGTTCGCTGCACAGTCCAATCAAGCGGCTCAAACCGGCCGGTTCTTTGTCAACCCGATGGTCGGCATCATTGACATGGAAAGCAGCAGCTACGATCCCGAACTCAACTACAGCCTCGGCGGTGGGTACAACTATAACGCCAACCTCAGTAGCGAAATTCTGGCAACCTACGCCGAAGACAAAAGTGGTTCAGACAGTGATGTGTACAGTATCTCCATTGGCGGCATCTACCACCTGATCCCGGAAGAAAGCCTGGTGCCTTATCTGGTCGCCGGACTCGGACTGTTGACCGTTGATGAGGATGGTGAAGACAATGACCACCATGGCCAGCTCAATTATGGTGCAGGTCTGAAATACTTCCTCTCCGATGACTTTGCCGTCAACACGGAAGTCCGTCACATGCTGGCCACCAGTGGTGAATCCAACAACCTGCTGGCCAGCGCCGGTCTGGTTTACTATTTCGGCGGCCAGAAACCGGCACCGGCACCGTTGGACAGCGATGGCGACGGCGTCATCGATGCTGACGATCAATGCCCCAACACTCCGGCTGGTGTCACGGTAAACAGCATGGGTTGTCCGTTGGATACCGATGGCGACGGTGTCTATGATTATCTTGATAAATGCCCCGGAACACCTGCAGGCGTTGCCGTTGATGGCAAAGGGTGCCCGCTGGATACCGATGGCGATGGCGTCTATGATTACCTCGACAAGTGCCCGGGCACACCGAAAGGCGTGGCTGTCGATGCCGTGGGTTGCCCGTTGCCAATGGATAGTGACGGCGATGGCGTTTATGACGATGTTGACCGCTGCCCCAACTCTCCGGCGGGAGCTCATGTCGATGAATATGGCTGCCAACTGGTCCTGACCCTGTTGATTGAGTTTGACACCAATAAAGCGGATATCCGCCCGCAGCACATTCAGGACATGACCAACGCCGCCGCGTTCATCAACAAATATCCGGGCGAAAAGATCCTTATTTCCGGGCATACCGACAGCGACGGCAGTGAAGCCTACAACCAACAACTGTCGCAACGTCGTGCTGATGCCGTCAAAGCGTACTTGATCCAGAACTACGCTATTGACGGAACCAATCTGACCGCCAAAGGTTTTGGTGAAAGTCAACCGATCGCCGACAACACCACGGCTGCCGGCAAGCAGAAAAACCGCCGCGTTGAACTGAGCCTGTTTAACAACTAA